In a genomic window of Rhododendron vialii isolate Sample 1 chromosome 12a, ASM3025357v1:
- the LOC131311751 gene encoding nuclear matrix constituent protein 1-like yields the protein MFTPQRRSAPRFTPRSEGETHNRNSGNPPPPPLGLLNESGMMAAEDGAGGMEEDWRRFREAGFLDEGEMERRDLAAVAEKVSRLERELFDYQHNMGLLLIEKEEWASKYEEVREALAVVQEVIKREQTAHLIAITEVEKREANIRKALGIEKQCVADLEKALRELHADHAEVKFASEAKIVEANALVAGIEDKSFEVEEKLHAVDAKLAEASRKNSELDRKLQELESRESVLQRERLSFNTEREVHDATFHKHKKDLQEWEKKMQEAEERLCEGRRTINQREEKANERDRTLEQKEKTLEVAQKKIDLARKALKEKEEDIETRFSDLVAKEEKAESLRSCLETKEKELLALTEKLSARERVEIQKVLDEHRACLDTKGMEFDLEMEERRKSLDDEIRDKTEAMQQKEAEINHMEEKIRKREQALEKKSERLKEKEKDLEAALKASKEMEKSIKAEERRLEVEMKQMFSDKESLHIVKDELDKLRAEISRHELQIREEKEKLVITEEEKAEHLRLQLELKEEIEKYRLEKELLLKEGEDLKLDRKKFEEEWEALDEKRVSIAEAFRVIDEKREELEKSHRSEEERLQKDRVVTQDYIRRELENVKLERESFEAVMKHEQSVFSEKARSEHSQLLLEFELRKRDLETEFQVRQEEIEKHLHEKEKAFEEERRKELTNINYMKGVVQGEIEEMRSDRPKMEKQKQEVALNKKQLETDQLEMRRDIDELGVLSKKIKDQREQFINERGRFLAFVERLKSCNSCGNITREFVLSDLQLPDMEELEALPFSELAKEALTSSQGAVEGNSMKRSPVSWLRKCTSRIFKLSPSDVQNLESPLSVVEVNRAEITDIGAESGKSVDEERPEPSVGIAEGLLEESQQSEMSNQRKTGRKPRGGIHRTRSVKAVVEDAKAILGEILEVPNLPESQPNDSATGTNARKRHHAQTSGISVSAQDPDDSEGRSESVTAGGPRKKRQTFAPAMHTPGETRYNLRRRKTAAVDRSTKAETKKNNEKRSDDKGGGNSDAAVPNIGVASAPLLVHCTTCESIDTQEFSSDRAVRLETAADVDDKSEAAKLVQTIGLSEEGNGTSGHDTFLDSNRGDHDNDNNDDDDDDDGGDGDYIDDDGDDEHEHPGEVSIGKKLWKFLST from the exons CTTTTCGATTATCAGCATAATATGGGGCTGCTGCTTATTGAGAAGGAGGAGTGGGCGTCAAAATATGAAGAAGTGAGAGAAGCACTAGCTGTGGTTCAAGAAGTCATCAAACGAGAGCAGACAGCGCATTTGATTGCAATAACTGAAGTTGAGAAGCGAGAGGCGAATATCAGAAAAGCTTTGGGCATTGAAAAGCAGTGTGTGGCTGAT CTTGAGAAGGCATTACGGGAATTGCATGCAGATCATGCAGAAGTCAAGTTTGCATCTGAGGCTAAGATAGTTGAAGCAAATGCCTTGGTTGCTGGAATCGAGGATAAATCATTTGAGGTGGAGGAAAAGTTGCATGCTGTTGATGCGAAACTTGCCGAGGCTAGTAGAAAGAATTCAGAGCTGGACAGGAAACTACAAGAATTGGAGTCTCGTGAAAGTGTGCTTCAGAGGGAGCGCCTATCCTTTAACACAGA GCGAGAAGTGCATGATGCAACTTTTCATAAACATAAAAAAGATTTGCAGGAGTGGGAGAAGAAAATGCAGGAAGCTGAAGAGAGGCTTTGTGAGGGTCGGAGAACCATAAATCAGAGAGAGGAAAAGGCAAATGAAAGGGACAGGACACTTGAGCAGAAAGAGAAGACACTTGAAGTTGCACAGAAGAAGATCGATTTGGCTAGAAAAGCTTtgaaggagaaagaagaagatatagaaACTAGATTTTCGGACTTGGTTGCAAAAGAGGAA AAAGCTGAATCTCTTAGAAGCTGCCTAGAGACGAAGGAGAAGGAATTACTTGCTTTGACAGAAAAGCTTAGTGCCAGAGAAAGA GTGGAGATTCAGAAGGTCCTTGATGAGCACAGGGCCTGCCTGGATACAAAAGGGATGGAATTTGATTTGGAAATGGAAGAGAGGAGGAAATCACTTGATGATGAAATTAGAGACAAGACAGAAGCAATGCAGCAAAAAGAAGCAGAAATCAATCACATGGAGgaaaaaattcgaaaaagaGAGCAAGCATTGGAAAAGAAGTCTGAGAGACTCAAGGAGAAAGAGAAGGACCTTGAAGCAGCATTGAAAGCTTCAAAGGAAATGGAGAAGTCTATCAAAGCTGAGGAGAGAAGACTGGAAGTTGAAATGAAGCAAATGTTTTCTGATAAAGAAAGTCTGCATATTGTCAAAGATGAGCTTGATAAACTGAGGGCTGAGATAAGTCGGCACGAACTTCAGATACgcgaagagaaggaaaaacttGTGATTACTGAAGAAGAGAAAGCTGAACATCTTCGTTTGCAGTTAGAGTTGAAAGAGGAGATAGAAAAGTACAGACTTGAGAAGGAGCTGCTTTTGAAGGAAGGTGAGGATCTGAAGCTGGATAGAAAGAAATTTGAGGAAGAGTGGGAAGCATTGGATGAGAAACGAGTTTCCATTGCTGAGGCATTCAGGGTTATTgatgaaaaaagagaggagctAGAAAAATCACATCGCTCAGAAGAGGAACGGTTGCAAAAGGACAGAGTTGTGACACAGGATTATATAAGGAGAGAGTTGGAAAACGtcaagttagagagagaatcaTTTGAAGCTGTGATGAAGCATGAGCAGTCAGTTTTTTCTGAAAAAGCACGAAGTGAACACAGCCAGTTACTTCTCGAGTTTGAGTTGAGGAAAAGAGATCTTGAGACCGAGTTTCAGGTTAGGCAAGAAGAAATAGAGAAACACCTGCACGAAAAGGAGAAAGCATTTGAGGAGGAGAGGCGGAAAGAACTCACCAATATCAACTACATGAAGGGAGTTGTCCAGGGGGAAATAGAGGAAATGAGGTCTGACAGGCCTAAAATGGAAAAGCAAAAGCAGGAAGTTGCTTTGAACAAGAAGCAACTGGAAACAGATCAACTTGAAATGCGGAGGGACATTGATGAGCTTGGTGTTCTTAGCAAGAAGATTAAGGATCAGCGCGAACAATTCATCAATGAAAGAGGCAGGTTTCTTGCATTTGTTGAGAGGCTTAAGAGTTGTAACAGCTGTGGGAATATTACACGAGAATTTGTGCTTTCTGATCTTCAGTTACCTGACATGGAAGAACTTGAGGCCCTTCCTTTTTCTGAATTAGCCAAAGAAGCTTTAACGAGCTCTCAGGGTGCCGTTGAAGGAAACAGTATGAAAAGATCTCCTGTGTCTTGGCTCCGAAAATGCACCTCAAGAATTTTCAAATTGTCCCCTAGTGATGTTCAAAATCTGGAATCACCTTTGTCTGTTGTGGAGGTCAATAGAGCAGAAATAACAGACATAGGCGCAGAAAGCGGAAAAAGTGTAGATGAAGAGAGACCAGAACCCTCAGTTGGGATCGCGGAGGGCTTGTTAGAGGAGTCCCAGCAATCAGAAATGAGCAATCAACGCAAAACTGGGAGAAAGCCCAGGGGTGGTATTCATAGGACACGCTCTGTGAAGGCAGTGGTTGAAGATGCCAAGGCTATTTTAGGAGAGATTTTGGAAGTCCCGAATTTGCCTGAGTCGCAACCTAATGATTCTGCTACTGGCACAAATGCAAGGAAGAGGCATCATGCACAAACTTCTGGAATCTCAGTGTCTGCGCAGGATCCTGATGACAGCGAAGGGCGTTCTGAGAGTGTTACTGCAGGTGGGCCCAGAAAGAAGCGACAGACATTTGCTCCAGCCATGCACACCCCTGGGGAAACACGTTATAATCTCAGGCGACGCAAGAC TGCAGCCGTGGACAGATCAACTAAAGCTGAGACAAAAAAGAATAATGAGAAACGATCAGATGACAAAGGTGGTGGCAATTCAGATGCAGCAGTACCAAACATTGGAGTTGCTTCAGCACCTTTGTTGGTGCATTGTACAACATGTGAAAGTATTGATACTCAGGAGTTCTCGTCTGACAGGGCTGTGAGG TTAGAGACAGCGGCAGATGTTGATGACAAGTCTGAAGCAGCGAAGTTGGTTCAAACTATTGGTTTAAGTGAGGAGGGAAATGGTACATCGGGGCATGACACTTTTCTTGACTCCAATAGAGGTGACCATGACAATGACAATaacgacgacgatgacgatgaCGATGGTGGTGATGGCGATTACATTGACGATGATGGTGATGACGAACATGAGCATCCTGGTGAAGTatcgattggaaagaaattgTGGAAATTCCTTAGCACATGA